In Candidatus Zixiibacteriota bacterium, one genomic interval encodes:
- a CDS encoding PAS domain S-box protein — protein MGKSHKSRKGVYYLYLKIALASLIIASLTAYGLQIGKRLGYNYLPLIDASMEIKLEITNAHLWLEEILSGDRDKDIEIVRSSLAKADWYVTAMLEGGENNEEKFIPIEDKTLRITLTSIQTKLIEFKRISELRYNIRDGSEPGTEIDRQFDRVFHEIVAVTDKAETYLQSLYQKELFTFRIIQVALMLSYIILAMWVAYILNRYEATKRRDFDALNNIKESLDEELSCRKNIETALRESETRYRNLIESADDVIFTLSREGKILSLNRAFEKITGWHRKEWIGKSYEKLIHPEDLEVSGKALIDSFEGKTVPTHELRIMTKKGDYLVGEFRISVIVDNKGRVSILGIARDIMERKRIQKALDQTEKKYRTLIENLPIGAFRSTVDGKVLSANPALVNMLGYESADEYKDIPAQVSYLNPERRDIFIDELKKTGRVENYESQMVRKDGSVIWVSSSVHAVHDEDGKIIYFDGIERDITERKRIETEQNILFDISRLYLTSEKSESFYNEIAEMLTTRLQFPISFIELLDEEKGEMVIMGSSGFEPDKTTPLRLPIEKSPSGEVVIRGIVSKQNNLGPQSCHHIDSLNNSEIKSLVSVPIKMRHEIIGTLSVASPFDRILNDSLVRSLKVIADFIGLIIDRSHTEDALMQSESNFQELFNSVTEGIGIVDENEVVRFCNPAYVQLFEEDSIEKVIGKSLLEYIPDGHKQFLQKQTNRRKQNTSSQYEMEIITAKNNLKTVYASVSPRFDSDGNYIGAFGAVFDITDLKRAEEEIRKFKAISDNASFGVIITDSEGDIQYTNKSFASMHGYPDRDVLNRNINIFLSQHELEKFRDAITNLMKSGNFESLEFNHTHADGRSFATLMNGVVIKGRGGHVKNVALFTTDISSTKQLQEFAERAKRLESAGRIAGQVAHDFNNLLGPLLAYPELMKDELPSNHPVLEMAEAMESAAAQIAAINQQLLTLSRRGHYNLEPINLNDIINRVLDQNTEIIKGIYIETLLEKGLNYINGGESQIFRVLSNLISNATDAIINRGKISIKSENWYTDSYSGRLTKIPKGDYVKITIYDTGCGIPENIISKIFEPFFSTKAADKKKGSGLGLSVVHNVVTDHNGFIDIQSSEEKGTIFYLYFPALKEVIIKRDNDEVIGGGEKILIIDDDDLQREVTSRLLRKLGYYSSSAGSGEEAIEILKKESSDLLIIDMVMPNGMDGTKTLKEALKINPHQKAIIVSGFSESNRVKKALELGAGTFVKKPLLLKTLANAVRKELDRKIETPSKHAEAIIR, from the coding sequence ATGGGAAAATCACATAAATCACGCAAAGGCGTGTATTATCTATATTTAAAGATAGCTTTGGCGAGCCTTATCATCGCCTCTTTGACAGCCTATGGTCTGCAAATTGGAAAAAGATTGGGCTATAATTATTTGCCATTAATTGATGCTTCCATGGAAATCAAGTTGGAAATCACCAACGCTCACCTCTGGCTTGAAGAAATTCTCAGCGGAGACCGCGATAAAGATATAGAAATTGTACGGTCATCGTTGGCAAAAGCTGATTGGTATGTTACGGCAATGCTTGAGGGGGGAGAGAACAATGAAGAGAAGTTCATTCCTATTGAAGACAAAACTTTGAGAATAACCTTAACTTCCATTCAAACAAAATTAATAGAATTTAAACGAATTTCTGAACTAAGATATAATATCCGAGACGGTTCGGAACCGGGAACAGAAATTGATAGGCAATTCGACCGAGTATTTCACGAAATTGTGGCGGTTACGGACAAAGCCGAAACATATCTGCAGAGTTTGTATCAAAAAGAGCTATTTACTTTCCGTATTATCCAGGTCGCTCTAATGCTTTCATACATTATCCTGGCGATGTGGGTGGCCTATATTCTGAATCGATATGAAGCAACTAAGAGAAGAGATTTTGACGCTTTAAACAATATTAAGGAGTCGCTTGACGAGGAATTATCATGCAGAAAAAATATTGAGACCGCTTTGCGGGAATCTGAAACCCGCTATCGTAATTTGATAGAAAGCGCGGATGATGTTATCTTTACGCTCTCGCGGGAAGGAAAAATTCTATCGCTTAACAGAGCCTTTGAAAAGATAACCGGATGGCATCGGAAAGAGTGGATTGGTAAAAGCTATGAAAAATTAATTCATCCCGAGGACCTGGAAGTTTCAGGCAAAGCACTCATTGATAGTTTTGAAGGCAAAACGGTCCCAACTCATGAACTGCGTATCATGACCAAGAAAGGCGATTATTTAGTCGGCGAATTCCGGATTTCGGTAATTGTGGATAATAAGGGTCGAGTAAGCATTTTGGGAATTGCACGCGATATTATGGAACGTAAGAGAATACAAAAGGCCTTAGATCAAACGGAAAAGAAATACCGGACACTTATAGAAAATCTACCTATCGGGGCTTTCCGTTCAACCGTAGATGGAAAAGTGCTCTCTGCCAATCCGGCTCTGGTAAATATGCTGGGATATGAATCTGCAGATGAGTATAAAGATATTCCCGCACAGGTGTCTTATTTAAATCCCGAACGGAGAGATATATTTATAGACGAATTGAAGAAAACAGGCCGAGTTGAGAATTATGAAAGCCAGATGGTTCGCAAGGATGGTTCGGTGATCTGGGTGTCATCAAGCGTTCATGCAGTCCATGATGAAGATGGCAAAATCATATATTTTGACGGCATCGAAAGAGATATTACAGAGCGGAAGCGTATTGAGACCGAACAAAATATCCTCTTTGACATTTCTCGATTATATTTAACATCCGAGAAAAGTGAGAGCTTTTACAATGAAATCGCCGAAATGCTCACGACCAGACTACAATTTCCCATATCCTTTATAGAATTATTGGATGAGGAAAAAGGTGAAATGGTTATTATGGGATCTTCGGGATTCGAACCGGACAAAACTACTCCGCTGCGTTTACCAATTGAAAAATCCCCTTCCGGTGAAGTGGTAATTCGCGGTATCGTGTCAAAACAGAATAATCTTGGTCCTCAATCTTGCCATCATATCGATTCACTAAACAATTCAGAGATTAAATCCTTAGTTTCCGTACCGATAAAGATGCGTCACGAAATAATAGGAACGTTATCGGTTGCCAGTCCTTTCGACCGGATATTGAATGATTCGTTGGTTAGGTCGCTCAAAGTAATTGCCGATTTTATCGGCCTTATCATCGACCGCTCTCACACCGAAGACGCTCTCATGCAATCTGAGTCTAATTTCCAGGAACTGTTTAATTCGGTTACGGAAGGAATTGGCATCGTCGATGAAAATGAAGTTGTCCGGTTTTGTAATCCCGCGTATGTGCAATTATTTGAAGAAGATTCAATTGAAAAAGTAATCGGGAAATCGCTCCTTGAATATATACCCGATGGACATAAGCAATTTCTTCAGAAGCAAACGAATAGAAGGAAACAGAATACGTCGTCACAATACGAAATGGAAATTATTACCGCAAAAAATAATTTAAAAACAGTTTATGCATCGGTCTCTCCTCGCTTTGACTCAGACGGAAATTATATCGGGGCGTTTGGAGCGGTTTTTGATATTACCGATCTCAAAAGGGCGGAAGAAGAAATTCGAAAGTTCAAAGCCATTTCGGATAATGCATCATTTGGGGTAATTATTACAGATTCAGAAGGAGATATTCAATACACAAATAAAAGTTTTGCATCAATGCATGGCTATCCTGACAGAGATGTCCTTAATAGAAACATAAATATATTTTTATCACAACATGAACTGGAAAAATTTCGTGATGCGATAACGAATTTGATGAAATCCGGGAATTTTGAATCGCTTGAGTTCAATCATACGCACGCGGACGGTCGATCGTTTGCTACCTTAATGAACGGCGTCGTGATTAAGGGTAGAGGCGGTCACGTAAAAAATGTCGCATTATTTACGACTGATATCAGCAGCACTAAGCAATTACAGGAATTTGCCGAGCGGGCTAAACGTCTTGAGTCCGCGGGAAGAATAGCCGGTCAGGTAGCTCATGATTTTAATAATTTGCTGGGCCCGCTGCTTGCTTATCCCGAGTTAATGAAAGATGAGTTGCCGTCTAATCATCCGGTTTTGGAAATGGCGGAAGCAATGGAAAGCGCCGCCGCGCAAATCGCCGCGATAAACCAACAGTTATTGACCTTAAGTCGGCGAGGACATTATAATTTGGAACCGATTAATCTAAATGATATAATTAATCGGGTTCTCGATCAAAACACTGAAATTATTAAGGGTATTTATATTGAGACGCTTCTGGAAAAAGGGCTGAATTATATAAACGGCGGAGAATCTCAAATTTTCAGAGTCCTCTCAAACTTAATCAGCAATGCGACCGATGCCATAATTAACCGCGGTAAAATATCAATCAAATCGGAAAACTGGTACACTGATTCTTATTCGGGTCGTTTGACAAAGATTCCCAAAGGGGATTATGTTAAGATTACAATTTATGATACAGGCTGTGGCATTCCTGAAAATATTATTTCAAAAATATTTGAGCCTTTCTTTTCGACCAAGGCCGCTGACAAAAAAAAAGGTTCAGGTTTGGGTTTGAGCGTGGTTCATAATGTCGTTACCGATCATAATGGGTTTATTGATATCCAAAGCTCCGAAGAAAAGGGTACGATATTCTATCTCTATTTCCCCGCCTTAAAAGAAGTTATAATTAAGCGTGATAATGATGAGGTTATCGGAGGGGGGGAAAAGATATTAATTATTGACGACGATGATTTGCAAAGAGAAGTCACCTCCAGACTATTAAGGAAACTGGGATATTATTCCAGTTCCGCCGGAAGTGGTGAAGAAGCCATAGAAATATTAAAGAAAGAATCCTCGGATCTGTTGATTATAGATATGGTTATGCCTAACGGTATGGACGGCACGAAAACATTGAAGGAAGCCTTAAAAATAAATCCCCATCAAAAAGCGATTATCGTATCAGGATTTTCCGAATCGAATCGGGTGAAAAAAGCCCTGGAACTTGGGGCCGGTACATTTGTCAAAAAACCCTTGCTTTTAAAAACGCTTGCCAATGCGGTACGCAAAGAACTCGATCGAAAAATCGAAACTCCCTCCAAACATGCGGAAGCAATTATAAGATAA
- a CDS encoding threonine synthase: MSQTNSAAKYLQCPKCQSQFELNTIMNLCPCGGPLLVEYDCDKAAKLLKPSMLTERNPDMWRFQEMLPVQDSLNCINLGEGGTPLIPALNIGRELGLDGLYLKDETVNPTGSFKARGLGMAVSRAKELGIDKVIIPTAGNAGSALAAYSAKAGIKCKIIMPMDVPAPFLVDAVYHGAEIEQVEGSIKDCGLRAAQLVKEENWFSIATLKEPYRIEGKKTMGYELVEHFLFDLPEVVIYPTGGGTGLIGMWKAFDEMEKMGWIGSRRPKMIAVQSEGCAPIPKAFAEGKNSADEWQNPQTLAAGLRVPGAVGDFLILHAVRESNGMAIAVSDESIMTETINLAQREGIFSSPEGGACLAGLKRLLSENFIKRTDRVVIFVTGSGYKYLDILAKHMPQV; this comes from the coding sequence CCCGTGCGGAGGACCGCTTCTGGTTGAATATGATTGTGACAAAGCGGCAAAACTCCTAAAGCCATCCATGCTCACGGAACGCAATCCTGATATGTGGAGATTTCAAGAAATGTTGCCGGTTCAGGATAGCCTCAATTGTATTAATCTTGGAGAAGGCGGGACACCTTTAATACCGGCGTTGAATATTGGGCGTGAACTGGGACTTGACGGCCTGTATCTAAAAGATGAAACTGTGAATCCAACCGGCTCTTTCAAGGCTCGCGGTCTGGGTATGGCGGTTTCACGAGCCAAAGAACTTGGCATTGACAAGGTTATTATTCCTACCGCCGGGAATGCCGGGTCCGCTCTGGCCGCTTATTCCGCGAAAGCTGGAATAAAGTGCAAAATAATCATGCCCATGGATGTTCCGGCGCCTTTTTTGGTTGATGCCGTTTATCATGGCGCCGAAATAGAGCAGGTTGAAGGATCAATTAAAGATTGCGGGCTCCGGGCCGCGCAACTGGTCAAAGAGGAAAACTGGTTTTCCATCGCAACTTTGAAAGAGCCATACCGAATCGAAGGCAAAAAAACGATGGGATATGAACTGGTCGAGCATTTTTTATTTGACCTTCCTGAGGTAGTAATCTATCCGACCGGAGGAGGAACCGGGCTTATTGGAATGTGGAAGGCTTTCGATGAAATGGAAAAAATGGGTTGGATCGGCTCCAGGCGTCCCAAAATGATTGCGGTTCAATCCGAAGGCTGTGCGCCAATTCCAAAGGCTTTTGCTGAAGGGAAAAACTCGGCCGACGAATGGCAAAATCCCCAAACCCTGGCGGCCGGCCTTCGAGTGCCGGGAGCTGTCGGGGATTTTCTGATACTGCATGCGGTTCGTGAAAGCAACGGTATGGCGATAGCGGTATCGGATGAAAGCATTATGACCGAAACAATAAACCTGGCCCAAAGGGAAGGCATCTTTTCATCCCCCGAGGGAGGAGCCTGCCTGGCCGGATTGAAGCGACTATTGTCGGAGAATTTTATTAAAAGGACTGATCGGGTCGTGATATTTGTAACCGGAAGCGGATATAAGTATCTCGACATCCTCGCAAAACATATGCCTCAAGTATAA